The DNA window GGGCACGGCTGCTGCCCATGAGGCGGTAGAGGATCGTTCCGGCGGTCGGCTGGTCGGAGCAGGGTTCAAGCAAATCATCGAGGCGGCGGGCATCCTGGCCCCGTGCCTCCTGGGCCGCCAGCCGCCATGGACGATCCCGCAGCGCCCGGCGTCCGACCTCCAGAGCCGGACCCGAGACGGCCCAGGGCCCCAGCACCCGTCGCAACATCCCGGCCGCATCACGGGCCGCGACCGCGAAGCCGAGCCTCACGCCGGCGAGCCCGTAGGTCTTGCCGAAGGAGCGCAGAACGACGGCGTTCTCCGGGAGCACCGGAACGAGCGTCTCGCCGGCGGCGAAATCCGCGAAGGCCTCGTCGACCACGAGCCAGCCGCCGCGTGCCCACAGGCGCTCCGCTTGGTCGAGCAAGACTTGGCGCCCGACGATGCGGCCGTCGGGGTTGTTGGGGTTCACCACGACGAGAACATCCGCCTCTCCCGCAGCGTCGAGCGAGCCGACCTCCACGACGTCGTGTCCCGTCCCGCGCCAGGCTCGGGCATGCTCGGCATAGGTTGGCCCGAGGATTACGACCCGCGACCGGGGGCGCAGGGCCGGCAGCAGGCTGATGAGAACCTGCGTTCCAGGCGCGGCCACCACCACGGCGGCATCGGCCGCGCCATAGGCTTCGGCGGCGGCGGCCTCGAGATCCTCGTGGTCGGCTGGCGCAGGCAGCCGCTCGAACAGACAGGCTGGCAAGGGCGGCATCGGATAGGCTATGGGGTTGATCCCCGTCGACAGGTCGATCCATGGATCGGGCGCATCCGGAAAGAGCCGCCGGGCCACGTCCAGATCGCCGCCGTGCCAGATCCCCGCGTCACTCATCCGCTTCACCCACCGATCGACCCATGATCCTCTCCTGCAGCCTGATCACCCTGAGCCTCGCCCTCGCGGCCGAGGCGGCGTTCGGCTATCCCTCCCGCCTTTACACGTGGATCGGGCATCCCGTCACCTGGATCGGACGGCTGATCAAGGAGCTCGACCGGGGGCTGAACCGGGAGCGCTGGTCTTTCGGCCGGCGCCGCGCCGCGGGCGTTCTCGCCCTGCTGCTGCTTCTAGGCATCACGGGATCGGTCGCGTGGATGCTCCAAGGGGCGCTCCTGCCGGTCGGCCCCGCGGGCCTCGCGATCCTGGCCGTTCTTGCCGGCACGCTGATCGCCCAGCGCAGCCTGCACGAGCATGTGGCGGCGGTGTCTCAGGGTCTTCGGGAGAGCGGCCTCGACGGCGGCCGCCGGGCGGTCTCGATGATCGTCGGACGCAATCCGCAGAGCCTGGACGAGGCGGGGGTCGCCCGCGCGGCCATCGAAAGCCTGGCCGAGAATTTCTCCGACGGGATCGTGGCGCCGGCCTTCTGGCTTGGCCTCGGCGGCCTCCCCGGGGCTGCCCTCTACAAGGCCACGAACACCGCCGACAGCATGATCGGCCACCGCACGCCCCGGCACGAGGCTTTCGGCTGGGCGGCCGCCCGGTTCGACGATCTCGTGAACCTGCCCGCCTCGCGCCTGACCGCCCTGCTCGTCATCGTGGCGGCCGCTCTCCATCGTGGCGCATCGGCCCGGAATGCCTGGCGGGCCGTCCGGCGCGACGCCAGGCAGCACCGCTCACCCAATGCCGGCTGGCCCGAGGCCGCCATGGCCGGGGCCCTGGGCCTGCGCCTTGCTGGCCCCCGGGTCTATGGCAACGTGCTGGTCGAGGATCGCTGGATGGGCGACGGCCGCGCCGAAGCGCGCGCACACGACATCGAGCGGGCGCTTGCCCTCTACCGGACCGCTTGCGCTCTCCTGTTCGGTCTCGCCACGGGATCGGCCCTCGTGGCCTGGCTCATCGCGCGCTGAGGGCGAGGAGCCGGTCGCAGTCGAGATGCCCCTCGAGGTGGTCGGCGAAGCGGTCGAGGATGTCGTCGACGAGGGCCTCGTAGGCGAGATCGCTCGTCTGCGCGCCGATCAGCCGCAGCCACCGCGCCCGCTGGCGGCCGTCCGCGAAGAGGCCGTGGACATAGGTGCCGGTCACGCGGCCATCGGCCGAGACGGCCCCGTCCGTCTGCCCGTCCGCCAGCCGGGCGAAGGCGCGCGACTCCGCATCCGGCCCGGACGTCTCGCCGATATGCATTTCGTAGCCGGAGAGCGGCGTGTCGTCGGCCAGCGTGGTCCCGGCGACCTCCTCCAGCCGCTTCGTCGCCGTGAGCGTGGTCGCCACGTCGAGCAGGCCCAGGCCCTCGACGGCGCGGCCCGCCTCGCCTTCGATGCCGAAGGGATCCTCGATGCGCCGGCCTAGCATCTGGTAGCCGCCGCACAGGCCCAGCACCCGCCCGCCCCGGCGCAGATGGGCCTTCAGGTCGATGTCCCAGCCCTGCGCACGGATGAAGAGCAGATCGTCGATGGTGGTCTTCGAGCCGGGCAAAAGGACGAGCGCGGCCTCGGCCGGAAGCGGCCGGCCGGGCTCGACCAGCACCACCTCGACCCCAGGCTCCTCGCGCAGGGGATCGAGATCGTCGAAGTTGGAGATCCACGGCGTCACCGGAACGGCGATCACCACCGCGCCCTTGCGCCCCTCGCGCCGCAGACCGAGGCCGTCCTCGGCCGGAAGGCGCGCGGCATCGGGAAAATGCGGCACGAGGCCGAGCGCCGGCCAGGCGGTGCGCTCCGCCACGAAGCGCATCCCGCTCTCGAACAGGGCTGGATCGCCCCGGAAGCGGTTGACGACGAAGCCCCGGATCATCGCGGCATCGGCCTCGTCGAGCACCGCCTTCGTGCCCACGAGGCTCGCGATCACGCCGCCCCGGTCGATGTCGCCCACGAGCACCACGGGCACGCCGGCCGCGCGGGCGAAGCCCATATTGGCGATGTCGCCCGCCCTCAGGTTCACCTCCGATGCCGAGCCCGCGCCCTCGACCAGGACGAGATCGGCCTCGCCCGACAGGCGCCCGAAGCTGTCGAGCACCGCCTCCATGAGGCGAGGCTTCCAGGACTGGTATTCGCGCGCCCTGGCGGTGCCGACCACCCGGCCCTGCACCACCACCTGCGAACCGGTCTCGCTCTGGGGTTTGAGCAGCACGGGGTTCATGTGGACGCTCGGCGCCACGCCGGCGGCCCGCGCCTGCAGCGCCTGGGCGCGGCCGATCTCGCCCCCGTCGGCCGTGACGGCGGCGTTGTTCGACATGTTCTGCGGCTTGAACGGCCGGACCGTCAGGCCCCGGCGCGCGAAGACCCGGCACAGGCCCGCCACCAGGAGCGACTTGCCCACGTTGGAGCCGGTGCCCTGCACCATGAGAGCGCGCATCTAGAACTCGACGCCTTCCTGTGCCTTCACGCCGGCGGCGAAGTGGTGCTTCACCAGGGTCATCTCGGTGACGAGATCGGCCGCTTCGATGAGTTCGGGCTTCGCGTTGCGGCCGGTGACGACCACGTGGAGGTCGGGCCGGCGTCGCTTCAGGGTCTCGACCACCTCGGCCAGGTCCAGGTACTCGTAGCGCAGTGCGATGTTGAGCTCGTCCAGCACCAGGAGGCGGACGTCCGGGCGGGCCATCAGGTCCTTCGCCTTCCGCCAGGCCCGCTCCGCCGCCGCCACGTCGCGGGAGCGGTCCTGCGTCTCCCAGGTAAAGCCCTCGCCCATGGTGTGCCATTCGACCTGGTCGGAGAACCGGTCCAGGGCGAGGCGCTCGCCGGTCTCCCAGGCGCCCTTGATGAACTGCACCACGCCGACCCGGAAGCCGCGCCCGAGTGCCCGCAGCATGAGCCCGAAGGCCGCCGTCGACTTGCCTTTGCCAGGGCCCGTATGGACGATAAGGAGCCCCTTCTCGACCGTCTTCGAGGCGACCTCCCGGTCCTGGACCTCCTTGCGCTTGATCATCTTGGCGCGGTGGCGCGCCTCATCGTCCTGGGTCATCCCGATCCTGCCTTCGCCCGAATGGACCGCACCATGAACAGACCCGCCCGGGAATTCAAGGCCGGGTATCTGCAACGCTCAGGCTTGAAAGATGCCCCTCGCCACGGTAAGCGTGTTACGGACGGTGCCCCGGCAACGGGGTGAAAAGGGAATGCGGTGAGACACCGCGGCTGCCCCCGCAACTGTAAGCGGCGAGCCTTCGCTCCACATGCCACTGGGCCTCATCGTCCCGGGAAGGCGGCGAAAAGCATCGACCCGCGAGCCAGGAGACCTGCCGTCAGCCTTTGCTTCTATCGGGTCTGTCGGACGGGGTGTGCCGACGGTGACCGTAGTCGAATGACCTCTCGTCGTTCGGTTCCGTCCGTGGAAGCGCAACAGACTCGACCTGAATTGAGTCTCCCGACGGAGAGAACGATGACTGCACGCCTTCTGCCCCAGACCCGATTCGCCACCCTGACGCTCGCCGGCCTCGTGGCCGCGACCCCTGCCCTGGCCCACCACGCCATGGACGGCCAGATGCCGTCCACCTTCGTCCAGGGCCTGCTCTCGGGCCTCGCCCATCCGGTCATCGGTCTCGATCACCTCGCCGCCCTCCTGGGCGTCGGCCTAGTCTCGTCCCGCTTCGCCCGCGGCCTCACCCTGCCGGCCTTCTGGATCGTCGCCATGGCGGCCGGGATCGGCCTGCACCTGGCGAGCGCCAACCTGCCTTATGCCGAGCTGCTCGTGGCGCTGAGCGTCGTCGTCATCGGGGTCGCGGCCACCGTTCGCACCACGCTCCCCTATGCGGCGATCGCCGCCCTCTTCGCCATCGGCGGCGCCGTGCATGGCTATGCCCTGGGCGAGTCGATCGTCGGGGCGGAATCCACCCCGCTCGCCGCCTATCTGGCCGGCCTCGTCGTGGTCCAGACCGCGCTCACGACCGGGATCGCCTTCGCGGCCCGGCGCTTCGCCAAGGCTCCGCTCCAGGCTCCCTCCCTGCGGCTGCGCCTCGCCGGCCTGGCGGTCGCCCTCGCCGGGGCCGCGACCTTTGCCCTGGCCCTGTCGACCGTCGCCTGACGTCATGACCTCATCCCATGAGGAGATCTGCCTGCATGTCTGCGTCACCTGCCGCGAGGCGGGTGGCCCGGACGACAAGGCGCTCCGGCCCGGTGCCGTCCTGCACCGGGCCCTCACGGAGGCGCTCGCCCGGCCCGACGCACCCAAGGTGCGCGTGGAGGCGGTCGAGTGCCTGTCCGTGTGCAAGCGACCGTGCACGATCGCCGTCTCCGCCCCCGGACGCTGGACCTACATCTACGGCGACCTGAACGCCGAGACCTCGGTCGAGACGATCCTGGACGGGCTGCGGCGCTATGCAGACACGTCCGAAGGCCTCGTGCCCTGGCGCGAGCGGCCCGAGGCCTTCCGCAAGGGCGTCGTCGCCCGCATTCCCCCGTTCAAGACCAACAGCGCGGCCTGACCGAGGCCGCCGAAAGGCTCACTCATGAGCGATCTCACCAAGATCCCCTGCACCATCGTCACCGGGTTCCTCGGGGCCGGGAAGACCACCCTGGTGCGCCACCTCCTTGAGAATGCGGGCGGGCGCCGCCTCGCGGTTCTCGTCAACGAGTTCGGCGATCTCGGCTTCGACGGCTCCTTCATTGAAGGCTGCGGCATCGAAGGCTGCACGCAGGACGACATCGTCGAGCTGCCCAACGGCTGCCTGTGCTGCACGGTGGCGGACGATTTCGTCCCGGCCCTGAACACCCTGCTCAACCGGCCAAACCCGCCGGAGCACATCCTGATCGAGACCTCGGGCCTTGCCCTGCCAAAGCCGCTGGTGCGCGCCTTCAATTGGCCGGACATCCGCTCCCGCGTGACGGTCGACGGCGTGATCGCCGTGGTCGACGGGCCGGCCGTGGCCTCGGGAGCCTTCGCGGAGGATCCGGAGGCGCTGGAGGCGCAGCGCCAGGCAGATTCCTCCGTCGATCACGAGAACCCGTTGGAGGAGGTGTTCGAGGATCAGCTTCTCTGCGCCGACCTTATCATCCTCAACAAGACCGACCAGATGGCCGCCGGGGACAAGGGCAAGGTCCTGGCCGAGATCGAGGAGCATCTGCCCCGCGCCGTGAAGGTGATCGAGACCGCGCACGGCAAGGTCGATCCGACGATCCTGCTCGGCCTCGGAGCGGCCGCGGAGGCGGACCTCGAATCCCGCCCCTCGCACCACGAGACCGCCGACGACCACGACCATGATGATTTCGACAGCATCGCGATTCCGGTTGCGCCCGTGGACTCGCCCGAGGCGCTCGTCGCCCGCGTCGAGCGCGCCGCGGAAGCCGCCGGCGTGCTGCGGATCAAGGGCTTCGCGCCCGTCGACGGCAAGCCCATGCGCCTCGTGGTGCAGGGCGTCGGCACGCGCGTCGCGCATCACTTCGACCGGCCCTGGAAGGCCGGCGAGGCGCGCGACGGGCGCATGGTGGTGATCGGCCTGAAAGGCTTCGACCTGTCGGCCGTCGAGGCCGCTCTGCGCGGGTGACATGCACCTCCTCCCGGTCACGGCGATCTCCCTCGACGAAGGCCAGGAGGCCACCGACCTCCAGCAGCCGCCGGGGGATGTCGTGGTCCTGTCCTTCGCGGACAGCGACCTCGGCGCCCTGGCGGAAGCCCACCGCCTGACGGCGGGCACAGCCTCGCTCCGCCTCGCCTCACTGCGCCGCCTGCGCCATCCGCTCTCAGTCGACCTCTACGTCGAGAGAACCGCCGCGAAGGCGCGCTTCGTGCTCGTGCGCTGCCTCGGCGGCCTCGACTATTGGCGCTACGGCATCGAGCACCTCGCCCGGGCCTGCCGGTCCCACGGCGTGAAGCTCGCGGTGCTGCCGGGCGACGACCGGCCCGACCCGCGGCTTTCGGCCTACGCCACCGTTCCCGCGGCGCTCTGCGATGAGCTCGACGCCTATTTCCGGGCTGGCGGCATCGACAACATGCGACGGCTGCTGGCCCGCATCGGGGCCGAGATCGGCCTGTCCGATACGGCGGAGCCGCCTCGCGCGGCGCCGCGTGCGTTCGCTTGGGTGCTTCCGAGACCGCCCGTCGAAGGAAGTTCCGCTTACGGACCTGATCGCGAGAGACTGGGTCCCCGAGGACCAACAGCCACCTCACGGCATGGCCGGGCTTGTCCCGATGATCCCGATCCTTCGAAGCCCGGCGTTCTTCCGATTGAGATGGCCGGGACGAGCCCGGCCAGGACGGAGGTGGGAGTCTATGATGCGGCGGTCACCGGGAATGAGGGTTGCGAGGTCGAAGCGCACAGCATCGCGGTCCCGGAATCCATCCTCGCCAGCCTCCCCGGGGATCGTCCTCTCGCCTATCTCGTGGTCTACCGCTCTTCCATTCTCTCCGGCGACACGCGGGCCGTCGAGGCCCTGTCGGACGCGCTCGCCCGGCGAGGCATCGGGCCGCTCGTCCTTGCCGTCTCCAGCCTGAAGGATCCGGAAGCCGTCGCGGTCGTCCGGCGCACGATCCGGGCACGCTGTCCCGACATCATCGTGACCACAACCGCCTTTTCGTCGCGCGACGGGCAGGATTTCGTGCTCGACGAGGCCGATTGCCCGATCCTGCAGGCGCTCCCGGTCGGCAGCGCCAAGGACGCCTGGGAAGCGTCGCCGCGCGGCCTTTCCGCGGCCGATCTCGCCATGCAGATCGCCCTGCCCGAATTCGACGGGCGCATCGCGGCTGGACTGATCTCGTTCAAGACCGAGGAGCCCGCCGAGCCGGCGCTCGCCTTCTCGCGCCGCGCCCAAGCGCCCGATCCGGCCGGCATCGATGCCGTCGCCGACAGGGCGGCCGCCTGGGTGCGCCTCGCCCGCACGCCGCGCCACGAGCGGCGGCTCGCCCTGGTCCTGTCCGATTATCCCGCGCGCGGCGGACGCGCCGGCTTCGCAGTCGGGCTCGACACGCCGGCGAGCGCCTGCGCTATTCTCGATCTCCTCAAGGATTCCGGCTACGGGGCCGAGCGGAACGTCACGGCCGCCGACCTGATGCCGCGTCTCACCGAAGGCGAGCCGTCATTTTCCGTTCCACTCGCCGCCTACCTGTCGTGGCTCGACACGCTTGCGCCGGGCGAGCGCGCCGCCATCGACGGGCGCTGGGGTGTTCCCACGGACGACCCTGCCTTCGCGGACGGCGCCTTCCGCTTCCGCGCGATCCGCGCCGGAAACGTGCTCGTGGCCCTGCAGCCTGACCGCGGCCATCGCCGCGACCGAAAGGGCGTCTACCACGACCCCGAATGCCCGCCGGGCCACGGCTATCTCGCCTTCTATTTCGGCCTGCGGACGCTCGAGCGCATCCACGCCCTCGTCCATCTCGGCACCCACGGCACCACCGAATGGCTGCCCGGCAAGGCGGTGGCGCTGTCCTGCGCCTGCTGGCCGGGTCTCGCCATCGGGGCCATGCCGGTGATCTATCCGTTCATCGTCGACGATCCGGGCGAAGCCGCACCGGCCAAGCGCCGCATCGCGGCCGTCACCGTGGGCCATCTCACGCCGCAGACCGCCGAGGCGGGACAGCACGGCGAGGCGGCGGCCCTGCGCGAGCTGGTCGAGGAGTTCTCCTCCGCCCAGGTGCTCCACCCGGGCCGGGCCGCGCTCGTGGCGGGCGAGATCCTGGAGCGCGCCAGGGCGAGCGGGCTTGCCGAAGCGTGCGGTGTCGCGGACGGCATGCCCATGGATGAGGCCCTGACGCGCCTCGACGCCCATCTCTGCGACCTGGGCGAGGTGACGATCCGCGACGGGCTGCACGTGTTCGGCCGCGCTCCCGCCGGGCTCGAGGCCTGCGCGACTGGCGAGCGCGAGGGCCTGCTGAAGGCTCTCGACGGCCGCTTCGTCGTGCCAGGCCCGTCGGGCTCGCCGTCGCGGGGGCAGACCAACGTACTGCCCACCGGGCGCAACCTCGCGACCCTCGACCCAAGGGCCATCCCGACCCGAGCCGCCACCGAACTCGGTCAGCGGGCCGCGGCGGAAGTGGTGCGCCGGCACCTGCAGGAGGAAGGCGACTGGCCGCGCCGGATCGTCATGGATCTGTGGGCGTCCCCCACCCTCCGCTCGGGCGGCGAGGACATCGCCCATGCGCTGGCGCTCATGGGCGTGCGGCCGACCTGGGACCATGCCTCGACGCGGGTGACGGGGTTCGAGATCGTCCCGCAGCCGCTCCTCGACCAGCCGCGCGCGGACGTGACCCTGCGGGTCTCCGGGGCCTTCCGCGACACCTTCCCGGACCAGATCGCGCTGCTCGACGGCGCCGCCCGCGCGGTCGCGGCCCTCGACGAGGACGACGAGTGGAATGCGCTCGCCGCCGCGCGCCGGCGCGGCGAGGCGGCGTCCCGCGTCTTCGGCTCCGCCCCCGGCACCTACGGGGCCGGCGTGTCGGCACAGACGCTCGACGGCGAATGGGCC is part of the Microvirga terrae genome and encodes:
- the cobN gene encoding cobaltochelatase subunit CobN produces the protein MHLLPVTAISLDEGQEATDLQQPPGDVVVLSFADSDLGALAEAHRLTAGTASLRLASLRRLRHPLSVDLYVERTAAKARFVLVRCLGGLDYWRYGIEHLARACRSHGVKLAVLPGDDRPDPRLSAYATVPAALCDELDAYFRAGGIDNMRRLLARIGAEIGLSDTAEPPRAAPRAFAWVLPRPPVEGSSAYGPDRERLGPRGPTATSRHGRACPDDPDPSKPGVLPIEMAGTSPARTEVGVYDAAVTGNEGCEVEAHSIAVPESILASLPGDRPLAYLVVYRSSILSGDTRAVEALSDALARRGIGPLVLAVSSLKDPEAVAVVRRTIRARCPDIIVTTTAFSSRDGQDFVLDEADCPILQALPVGSAKDAWEASPRGLSAADLAMQIALPEFDGRIAAGLISFKTEEPAEPALAFSRRAQAPDPAGIDAVADRAAAWVRLARTPRHERRLALVLSDYPARGGRAGFAVGLDTPASACAILDLLKDSGYGAERNVTAADLMPRLTEGEPSFSVPLAAYLSWLDTLAPGERAAIDGRWGVPTDDPAFADGAFRFRAIRAGNVLVALQPDRGHRRDRKGVYHDPECPPGHGYLAFYFGLRTLERIHALVHLGTHGTTEWLPGKAVALSCACWPGLAIGAMPVIYPFIVDDPGEAAPAKRRIAAVTVGHLTPQTAEAGQHGEAAALRELVEEFSSAQVLHPGRAALVAGEILERARASGLAEACGVADGMPMDEALTRLDAHLCDLGEVTIRDGLHVFGRAPAGLEACATGEREGLLKALDGRFVVPGPSGSPSRGQTNVLPTGRNLATLDPRAIPTRAATELGQRAAAEVVRRHLQEEGDWPRRIVMDLWASPTLRSGGEDIAHALALMGVRPTWDHASTRVTGFEIVPQPLLDQPRADVTLRVSGAFRDTFPDQIALLDGAARAVAALDEDDEWNALAAARRRGEAASRVFGSAPGTYGAGVSAQTLDGEWATRDDLGRTYLDGTSHALTADGGVREDHSFPRRVAQAEAFIHVSDVAERDLLDGDSAADSVGGFAAAARSLGAAPAVYSLDTSRPQEPKARTLAEDVDRLVRGRLTNPRWIAGQLRHGWRGAAEIAQAVDALFAFAATTDAVPPSSFDLVFTALIADQTVWEPIETFNPAAAQAIEARLADARRRGLWQSRLNSVAAFFEDERKEAAE
- the cbiB gene encoding adenosylcobinamide-phosphate synthase CbiB, producing MILSCSLITLSLALAAEAAFGYPSRLYTWIGHPVTWIGRLIKELDRGLNRERWSFGRRRAAGVLALLLLLGITGSVAWMLQGALLPVGPAGLAILAVLAGTLIAQRSLHEHVAAVSQGLRESGLDGGRRAVSMIVGRNPQSLDEAGVARAAIESLAENFSDGIVAPAFWLGLGGLPGAALYKATNTADSMIGHRTPRHEAFGWAAARFDDLVNLPASRLTALLVIVAAALHRGASARNAWRAVRRDARQHRSPNAGWPEAAMAGALGLRLAGPRVYGNVLVEDRWMGDGRAEARAHDIERALALYRTACALLFGLATGSALVAWLIAR
- a CDS encoding HupE/UreJ family protein — translated: MTARLLPQTRFATLTLAGLVAATPALAHHAMDGQMPSTFVQGLLSGLAHPVIGLDHLAALLGVGLVSSRFARGLTLPAFWIVAMAAGIGLHLASANLPYAELLVALSVVVIGVAATVRTTLPYAAIAALFAIGGAVHGYALGESIVGAESTPLAAYLAGLVVVQTALTTGIAFAARRFAKAPLQAPSLRLRLAGLAVALAGAATFALALSTVA
- the cobW gene encoding cobalamin biosynthesis protein CobW; the protein is MSDLTKIPCTIVTGFLGAGKTTLVRHLLENAGGRRLAVLVNEFGDLGFDGSFIEGCGIEGCTQDDIVELPNGCLCCTVADDFVPALNTLLNRPNPPEHILIETSGLALPKPLVRAFNWPDIRSRVTVDGVIAVVDGPAVASGAFAEDPEALEAQRQADSSVDHENPLEEVFEDQLLCADLIILNKTDQMAAGDKGKVLAEIEEHLPRAVKVIETAHGKVDPTILLGLGAAAEADLESRPSHHETADDHDHDDFDSIAIPVAPVDSPEALVARVERAAEAAGVLRIKGFAPVDGKPMRLVVQGVGTRVAHHFDRPWKAGEARDGRMVVIGLKGFDLSAVEAALRG
- the cobD gene encoding threonine-phosphate decarboxylase CobD, translating into MSDAGIWHGGDLDVARRLFPDAPDPWIDLSTGINPIAYPMPPLPACLFERLPAPADHEDLEAAAAEAYGAADAAVVVAAPGTQVLISLLPALRPRSRVVILGPTYAEHARAWRGTGHDVVEVGSLDAAGEADVLVVVNPNNPDGRIVGRQVLLDQAERLWARGGWLVVDEAFADFAAGETLVPVLPENAVVLRSFGKTYGLAGVRLGFAVAARDAAGMLRRVLGPWAVSGPALEVGRRALRDRPWRLAAQEARGQDARRLDDLLEPCSDQPTAGTILYRLMGSSRAPDLFAHLGRHGIWVRRFQFDPRLLRFGLPGSDEAWRRLEVALTSFR
- a CDS encoding DUF1636 family protein, which gives rise to MTSSHEEICLHVCVTCREAGGPDDKALRPGAVLHRALTEALARPDAPKVRVEAVECLSVCKRPCTIAVSAPGRWTYIYGDLNAETSVETILDGLRRYADTSEGLVPWRERPEAFRKGVVARIPPFKTNSAA
- a CDS encoding cobyric acid synthase; amino-acid sequence: MVQGTGSNVGKSLLVAGLCRVFARRGLTVRPFKPQNMSNNAAVTADGGEIGRAQALQARAAGVAPSVHMNPVLLKPQSETGSQVVVQGRVVGTARAREYQSWKPRLMEAVLDSFGRLSGEADLVLVEGAGSASEVNLRAGDIANMGFARAAGVPVVLVGDIDRGGVIASLVGTKAVLDEADAAMIRGFVVNRFRGDPALFESGMRFVAERTAWPALGLVPHFPDAARLPAEDGLGLRREGRKGAVVIAVPVTPWISNFDDLDPLREEPGVEVVLVEPGRPLPAEAALVLLPGSKTTIDDLLFIRAQGWDIDLKAHLRRGGRVLGLCGGYQMLGRRIEDPFGIEGEAGRAVEGLGLLDVATTLTATKRLEEVAGTTLADDTPLSGYEMHIGETSGPDAESRAFARLADGQTDGAVSADGRVTGTYVHGLFADGRQRARWLRLIGAQTSDLAYEALVDDILDRFADHLEGHLDCDRLLALSAR
- the cobO gene encoding cob(I)yrinic acid a,c-diamide adenosyltransferase, with protein sequence MTQDDEARHRAKMIKRKEVQDREVASKTVEKGLLIVHTGPGKGKSTAAFGLMLRALGRGFRVGVVQFIKGAWETGERLALDRFSDQVEWHTMGEGFTWETQDRSRDVAAAERAWRKAKDLMARPDVRLLVLDELNIALRYEYLDLAEVVETLKRRRPDLHVVVTGRNAKPELIEAADLVTEMTLVKHHFAAGVKAQEGVEF